A genomic region of Rhodococcus pyridinivorans contains the following coding sequences:
- a CDS encoding vWA domain-containing protein codes for MAAAHLPGSEAPPAPHGLPGHLVGFVEALRRRGIAVGPSETVDAGRVMTVLDLLDREALREGLACTLLRRSTHRPTFDALFDLWFPPAIGRREATDPQASIPRTPTGEVDFEALRDLIAELLSDESPEALEASEMLVSAIVEELGQYASSNGPSFSAYQALRDVSPDTLLTKILEGLLGNSTREERDDAAYESEVARRTAAQRIADFRAMVERETRRRTAEQLGRERVEKYGVPKLAEEVDFLRASDAELVALRRSVMPLARLLASRLAARRRRARAGAIDLRRTLRKSMSTGGVPIDLVNRKPRPARPELVVLCDVSGSVAGFSHFTLLLVHALREQFSRVRVFAFIDTADEVTHHFAAGSDLGESMSRMLKEAELITYDGHSDYGHALGGFAENHAHALTSRSSLLILGDGRTNYRNPNLEVLEHLVSVARHAHWLNPEPKGQWGSGDSAARVYSEVVTMHECRSAQQLATVVASLLPV; via the coding sequence ATGGCCGCCGCGCACCTTCCCGGATCCGAGGCGCCCCCGGCACCCCACGGACTGCCCGGGCACCTGGTCGGATTCGTCGAGGCGCTGCGCCGTCGCGGCATCGCGGTCGGGCCGTCCGAGACGGTCGACGCCGGACGGGTCATGACGGTGCTCGATCTCCTCGATCGGGAGGCCCTCCGCGAAGGCCTCGCGTGCACCCTGCTCCGCCGGTCCACACACCGGCCGACCTTCGACGCCCTGTTCGACCTGTGGTTCCCGCCCGCGATCGGACGCCGCGAGGCCACCGACCCTCAGGCGAGCATCCCACGCACCCCCACGGGGGAGGTCGACTTCGAGGCCCTACGCGATCTCATCGCCGAGCTGCTGTCCGACGAGTCGCCGGAGGCACTCGAGGCCTCCGAGATGCTCGTCTCCGCCATCGTCGAGGAACTCGGCCAGTATGCGTCGTCGAACGGCCCGTCCTTCTCGGCCTATCAGGCGCTTCGCGACGTCTCCCCGGACACCCTGCTCACGAAGATCCTCGAGGGACTGCTCGGCAACAGCACCCGCGAGGAACGCGACGACGCCGCCTACGAGAGCGAGGTCGCGCGGCGCACCGCCGCCCAGCGCATCGCCGATTTCCGGGCCATGGTCGAACGGGAGACCCGGCGACGCACCGCCGAGCAGCTCGGCCGCGAACGCGTCGAGAAGTACGGGGTGCCCAAGCTTGCCGAGGAGGTCGACTTCCTGCGCGCGTCCGACGCGGAACTCGTCGCCCTGCGCCGCAGCGTCATGCCGCTCGCGCGTCTGCTCGCGAGCCGTCTCGCGGCGCGCCGCCGGCGCGCTCGTGCCGGCGCCATCGACCTGCGGCGCACACTGCGCAAGTCCATGTCGACCGGTGGCGTGCCCATCGACCTGGTCAACCGCAAGCCCCGTCCGGCGCGTCCCGAGCTCGTCGTGCTCTGCGACGTCTCCGGCTCCGTCGCCGGCTTCTCGCACTTCACGTTGCTGCTCGTGCACGCCCTACGCGAACAGTTCTCCCGCGTGCGCGTGTTCGCGTTCATCGACACCGCCGACGAGGTCACCCATCATTTCGCCGCAGGGTCCGATCTGGGCGAGTCCATGTCGCGGATGCTGAAGGAAGCGGAGCTGATCACCTACGACGGTCACTCCGACTACGGACACGCCCTCGGCGGCTTCGCCGAGAACCACGCCCACGCCCTCACCAGCCGCAGCTCGCTGCTGATCCTCGGCGACGGCCGCACGAACTACCGCAATCCGAACCTCGAAGTCCTCGAACATCTCGTGTCCGTCGCACGGCACGCGCACTGGCTCAATCCCGAGCCGAAGGGACAATGGGGTTCGGGGGATTCGGCCGCCAGGGTCTACAGCGAGGTCGTCACGATGCACGAGTGCCGGTCGGCGCAGCAGCTCGCAACGGTGGTGGCGAGTCTGCTCCCCGTGTGA
- the nadD gene encoding nicotinate-nucleotide adenylyltransferase encodes MGGTFDPIHHGHLVAASEVAASFDLDEVIFVPTGQPWQKTGRDVSLAEDRYLMTVIATASNPRFSVSRVDIDRRKPTYTVDTLRDLSEQYPDADLYFITGADALGSILSWQDWQTLFDLARFVGVSRPGYDLHAEHLAPHLDELPAEAVSLVEIPALAISSTDCRRRARENRPVWYLVPDGVVQYISKRRLYRTNTHPDGDPVPVFDGNTPGTIERKSTQ; translated from the coding sequence ATGGGTGGAACGTTCGACCCGATCCACCACGGACACCTCGTGGCGGCCAGCGAGGTCGCCGCGAGCTTCGACCTGGACGAAGTGATCTTCGTGCCCACCGGGCAACCTTGGCAGAAGACCGGACGCGACGTCAGCCTCGCCGAGGACCGTTACCTGATGACGGTGATCGCGACCGCATCCAACCCGCGGTTCTCCGTCAGCCGCGTCGACATCGATCGACGCAAACCCACCTACACCGTCGACACCCTGCGCGATCTCAGCGAGCAGTATCCCGACGCGGATCTGTACTTCATCACCGGCGCGGACGCACTGGGATCGATCCTGTCCTGGCAGGACTGGCAGACCCTGTTCGACCTCGCCCGCTTCGTCGGGGTGTCCCGGCCCGGATACGACCTTCACGCCGAACACCTGGCACCGCATCTGGACGAACTCCCGGCCGAGGCGGTGAGCCTGGTGGAGATCCCGGCACTGGCGATCTCCTCCACGGACTGCCGCAGGAGGGCCCGCGAGAACCGTCCCGTCTGGTATCTGGTCCCCGACGGAGTGGTGCAGTACATCAGCAAACGCCGGCTCTACCGCACGAATACGCACCCCGACGGAGATCCCGTCCCGGTGTTCGACGGAAACACCCCCGGCACCATCGAGAGAAAGAGCACGCAGTGA